Proteins from a genomic interval of Clostridium cochlearium:
- a CDS encoding flagellar brake protein — MKSIKEFDINDFNVNGRIEILMDDGIYKSNIQDIDKDYIAISIPVKDGEYLPLRRGDRVEAVYYEKNKLYKFYTVVSGRKVDRVMMILLKHPDKIFKVQRRNFVRVPFVTEVLCAVLEKNQGIIDRLDNQFELFHGHTLDISGGGIKLSTEKELERGELLMLTIPIKDENISVKGKIIRKEKLNEFVYGVSFHDVDNKTVEKIVSLLFQIMREQRKTGAKEE, encoded by the coding sequence ATGAAGTCAATAAAGGAATTTGATATTAATGATTTTAATGTTAATGGAAGAATAGAAATATTAATGGATGATGGAATTTATAAAAGCAATATACAGGATATCGATAAAGATTATATAGCCATAAGTATACCAGTAAAAGATGGAGAATATCTTCCACTGAGAAGGGGAGACCGAGTAGAGGCTGTATATTACGAAAAAAATAAATTATACAAATTTTATACAGTGGTGTCAGGTAGAAAAGTAGATAGAGTTATGATGATACTTTTAAAGCATCCAGATAAAATATTTAAAGTACAGAGAAGAAATTTTGTAAGGGTACCTTTTGTTACAGAAGTATTATGTGCAGTTTTAGAGAAAAATCAAGGTATAATAGACAGATTAGATAATCAATTTGAACTTTTTCATGGACATACACTAGATATTAGTGGTGGAGGTATAAAACTGTCTACAGAAAAGGAGTTAGAAAGAGGAGAGCTTTTAATGCTTACCATACCTATAAAAGATGAAAATATATCTGTAAAGGGAAAAATAATAAGAAAAGAAAAGTTAAATGAGTTTGTATATGGAGTAAGCTTTCATGATGTGGATAATAAAACTGTAGAAAAAATAGTGTCCTTATTATTTCAGATAATGAGGGAGCAGAGAAAAACTGGGGCAAAGGAGGAATGA
- a CDS encoding MinD/ParA family protein produces the protein MLDQAASLRKLVAEKSYNSQEIKYGKMPKILTVTSGKGGVGKSNFVVNLAITLQKSGKKVLILDTDIGMANDDILMGFFPKYDIGHILFNNMPLEQVIIEGPFGVKLLPGGSGMTKLNEITDEIRENFIRKISNLRDLDFIIIDTGAGADYKVLRFISCSEELILLTTPEPTALTDAYSLLKLVSHFDIKSNAKVVVNKALNSKEALNTFNKFNNTSKKFLGIDLDYLGFIMEDRKVIEAVRKQRPFVLSFPNSYATKNIESIANSLIKNRGYIKEKSKDSSIQGFFKRMFNAFKA, from the coding sequence ATGTTAGATCAAGCTGCATCCTTAAGAAAATTAGTAGCAGAAAAGTCATATAATTCGCAGGAAATAAAGTATGGAAAAATGCCCAAAATACTTACTGTAACTTCTGGAAAAGGTGGAGTTGGTAAAAGCAATTTTGTTGTGAATTTAGCCATTACTCTTCAAAAATCAGGTAAAAAGGTGCTTATATTGGATACGGATATAGGAATGGCTAATGACGATATATTAATGGGTTTTTTCCCTAAATACGATATTGGTCATATTTTGTTTAATAATATGCCTTTAGAACAGGTAATAATAGAAGGACCTTTTGGAGTTAAACTTTTACCAGGTGGTTCTGGCATGACTAAATTAAATGAAATTACAGATGAAATAAGGGAAAATTTTATTAGAAAAATAAGTAATTTAAGGGATTTAGACTTCATAATTATAGATACAGGTGCAGGAGCCGATTATAAAGTTTTAAGATTTATATCCTGTAGTGAGGAGTTAATACTTCTTACAACTCCTGAACCTACAGCTTTAACAGATGCTTATAGCTTATTAAAATTAGTAAGTCATTTTGATATAAAAAGTAATGCTAAGGTAGTTGTAAATAAGGCTTTAAATTCTAAAGAAGCGTTAAATACTTTTAATAAATTTAATAATACTTCTAAGAAATTTTTAGGTATTGATTTGGATTATTTAGGGTTTATAATGGAAGATAGGAAGGTTATAGAAGCGGTGAGAAAACAAAGGCCTTTTGTATTGAGTTTTCCAAATTCTTATGCTACAAAGAATATAGAAAGTATAGCAAATTCTTTAATAAAGAATAGAGGTTATATAAAAGAAAAATCTAAGGATTCCAGCATACAAGGCTTTTTTAAGAGAATGTTTAATGCTTTTAAGGCTTAA
- the flhF gene encoding flagellar biosynthesis protein FlhF: MIIKKYVVNNMNEAMTRIRYEMGQDAVIISQRKVKRPGISGFFRKKVLEVTAAAESSNSKRESENYNAVKQLLENSIDRKKEEPAENNLDNSNGNKEILKEIEEMKNVVTSFIDNAYKGNVEEEKEEIKEIKSLLKDNDVSEDIVEKILKVLNGLENKEQLMEKTKEFIENTVKVSSEDLKGAVVLVGPTGVGKTTTIAKLAGRLSLVEKKKVGLITVDTYRIGAVDQLKTYADIMGIPFKVVFSINDMEEAIENMKNCEVVLVDTTGRSSKNVMQISELRAFIEKVNSDNIHLVISSTTKNRDIDNIVEGYKTLGYNNVIITKLDETTTYGSILNIVNSTKKPISFITTGQNVPDDIRAITPKEISSLILGEDNIC; this comes from the coding sequence ATGATTATAAAAAAATATGTGGTAAATAATATGAATGAAGCCATGACTAGAATAAGATATGAAATGGGACAAGATGCTGTAATAATAAGTCAGCGGAAGGTTAAAAGACCAGGAATTAGTGGCTTTTTTAGAAAGAAAGTTCTTGAAGTTACCGCAGCTGCTGAAAGCTCTAATAGTAAAAGAGAATCAGAAAACTATAATGCAGTAAAACAGTTATTAGAAAATAGTATAGATAGGAAAAAAGAAGAACCGGCAGAAAACAATTTAGATAATAGTAATGGAAATAAAGAAATATTAAAAGAAATAGAAGAAATGAAAAATGTGGTTACATCTTTTATAGATAATGCCTACAAAGGAAATGTAGAAGAGGAGAAAGAAGAAATAAAAGAGATAAAAAGTCTATTAAAAGACAATGATGTATCAGAAGATATTGTAGAAAAAATATTAAAAGTATTAAATGGATTAGAAAATAAAGAACAATTGATGGAAAAGACAAAGGAATTTATTGAAAATACAGTTAAGGTATCCTCAGAGGATTTAAAAGGTGCTGTGGTTTTAGTAGGACCTACTGGAGTAGGAAAAACCACAACCATTGCAAAACTTGCAGGAAGACTTTCCTTAGTAGAGAAAAAGAAAGTAGGATTAATTACTGTAGATACCTATAGAATAGGAGCAGTAGATCAGTTAAAGACCTATGCGGATATTATGGGAATACCCTTTAAAGTAGTATTTTCCATAAATGATATGGAAGAAGCTATAGAAAATATGAAAAATTGTGAAGTGGTTTTAGTGGATACCACAGGAAGAAGTTCTAAAAATGTAATGCAGATTTCAGAGCTTAGAGCTTTTATAGAAAAAGTAAATAGTGATAATATACATTTAGTTATAAGTTCTACTACAAAAAATAGGGATATAGACAATATAGTAGAAGGATATAAAACCTTAGGATACAACAATGTTATTATCACCAAGTTGGATGAAACTACAACCTATGGATCTATATTAAATATAGTAAATAGCACAAAAAAACCCATAAGCTTTATAACTACTGGGCAAAATGTACCAGATGATATAAGAGCTATAACTCCAAAGGAAATAAGTAGCTTAATACTAGGAGAGGATAACATATGTTAG